From Microcebus murinus isolate Inina chromosome 13, M.murinus_Inina_mat1.0, whole genome shotgun sequence, the proteins below share one genomic window:
- the AKAP11 gene encoding A-kinase anchor protein 11 isoform X1, producing the protein MATCQPFRNSRMKTRSSVRKSFSEDVFQSVKSLLQSEKKLCSVSAEDCLKQDEHANLTEVTFLGFNEETDAAHIQDLAAVSLELPDLLNSLHVCSLNENEIICMKDINKSSEISNDPLNQSRHSEMLCVMRVSPTLPRFRIDFIFSLLSKYATGMRYTLDTYSHQKCQLENADEDDDDTNQSVSSIEDDFVTAFEHLEEEETSKPFCDGINITTLRSQCDAAAQTVSGPHLETNDLRILASSGQQKSLAKPSTSLTNVQGHKELPSVKTSVTTSISEPWIQKSFYRSSNALDKGNDIQKMFFSSSPAYSSESECSSPSPVIFLDEEGYQKSLRAKLELPKIPVMKDDIEDSDSEVSEFFDSFDQFDELEQTLETSCLFIKDPVIGKSSQKKGHKHGKSCMNPQKFKFDRPALPANVRKPTPRKPESPYGHPCDAPDSPRPVKAAGEDSGLFSPIRSSAFSPLGGCTPAECYCQAGNGGDRIHENHDSIYYTYEDYANSVSCEVLGSVLHTQHANAISNINSSKSGENKTVALKHGNLDQKSKSKNKSLMITDSIQKFAADLVEKSFGSAFKDLQKGVSSCTNALCHLAIKLTSSVFQMAFNELRRQRAFSLKERAISGLANFLVSEALSNALKDLQYVKKQIFTNTVARFAADLAEELVFEGIMEVCQFSYPPTPASPQCGSFDFEDKVVKSYAKDLSESVIQEAFIELSQVDVTFTTKAAVSVSTDNIKYVSAESVAPPAQTMAFSPSFHNQAIMVTKPMQEYKKEYTVQQALFCTSGIATSIPVPLAGSALLPYHISSGMYQAKSHLPSEDNDSNGDSTQAHVTTKNNEEEVACLRNICLPSEHNPGNQNDFKPTNDDSEMQSSSKLTSDPMIISNFSAAMVHTIVNDTLESVTSFEVTKTSDECTDYLTKGKNSPSHCEQATLQWSEADNKDVFADQLSKSIIKHSIDKSKSVIPNIDRSAADKESLPVPGEESQLTLEKSPKFLDSPDHRTHCSLSVGKDCVLECKGSVVHGFSLETLPPCPTMVGQKPDLKELAKDKPVKKHNLKNTSLEPFSFGQESTFPHSHTFSSTVLTCVDGLHVEDKQKIRDRNVIPDTPPSTPLVPSQATSEWDIKKLTKKLKGELAKEFAPATPPSTPHNSSVGSLSENEQNTIEKEEFMLKLMRSLSEEVESSEGEEHSEVDVKSEHSGKKVQFAEALATHIISLATEMAASHLDRKIIQEPKVNRPCLSAQSQRSISPTFLNHSAENLQTLCNFAGDMAAEVITEAGKIAKVKSCMLFSQKSSSYVDSDQDYRSEENLDVEALAHPREVDPFFLSLPSSSCMSGLTYKYPSCESVTDEYAGHIIQILKQEGGNSELIMDQYANRLAYRSVKSGLQEAAKTTKVKCSSKMFPVQSVQVKTNQELLIFSNKDYHQVDKKIQSKRNGGYFCKNQTCERTQDIHRNECSELCNFSTSLAHSITRDVKKELIASTVFGLPKSLTDSCLYEKSVCDEDTKCHVEPELPNSLQPSSQSHRFYHSTGSLNGENIVQAIEQYAKKVADDTLELSLGSTVFQVSETTKSADRITYAEKLSPLISQACKYCDLKELHDCTGNSSDHFFRQGSLTCSKPASNSKFSSIYQKSRIFHLDVPQIHVNLDKTVLAEKIVAEAIEKAERELSNASLAADSGIGQDGASFAESLATEIMTSAVTNVGHAVSSSKEIDFQSTESFGSQQMNLSIGDDSTGSWSNLSFEDEHQDESSSFHHLSESNGNSSSWSSLGLEGDLYEDNLSFPTSDSDGPDDDKDEEHEDDVEGLRQDGKTLLITNIDMEPCTVDPQLRIILQWLVASEAEVAELYFHDPAKKEFILLSKQLQEKGWKVGDLLQAVLQYYEVKEKIASEERCKSLFDWLLENA; encoded by the exons ATGGCGACTTGCCAGCCTTTCAGAAACAGTCGCATGAAGACTAGATCATCTGTCAGAAAA aGCTTCAGTGAAGATGTGTTCCAGTCTGTAAAGTCATTACTACAGAGTGAGAAGAAACTATGCAGTGTATCAGCAGAGGACTGTTTAAAGCAGGATGAACATGCCAATTTAACTGAG GTCACCTTTCTGGGTTTTAATGAAGAGACAGATGCTGCTCATATACAG gaTTTAGCTGCAGTTTCTTTGGAACTTCCAGATCTTCTGAATTCACTCCACGTCTGCAgtctaaatgaaaatgaaattatttgtatgaaggatataaataaatcatCAGAAATAAGCAATGATCCTCTAAATCAG AGTCGTCATTCTGAAATGCTTTGTGTCATGAGAGTGTCACCTACGTTACCAAGATTCCGAATTGATTTCATCTTTAGTCTCCTAAGTAAATATGCTACTGGTATGAGATACACCCTGGACACGTACTCGCATCAGAAGTGCCAGCTTGAGAACGCTGACGAAGACGATGATGATACCAACCAGTCGGTGTCTTCCATAGAGGATGACTTTGTCACTGCTTTTGAGCACTTAGAGGAAGAAGAGACCTCAAAGCCTTTTTGTGATG GAATAAACATCACTACACTTAGAAGCCAGTGTGATGCTGCTGCTCAGACTGTTTCCGGTCCCCATTTAGAAACCAATGATTTAAGGATTCTGGCTAGTTCTGGACAGCAGAAGTCATTAGCTAAACCCTCAACTTCCTTAACAAATGTTCAGGGACATAAAGAACTACCTTCTGTGAAAACTTCAGTCACAACATCAATTTCAGAGCCTTGGATCCAAAAGAGTTTCTATAGGTCATCTAATGCTTTAGATAAAGGTAATGAtatacagaaaatgtttttttcttcttctcctgcctACTCATCTGAATCAGAATGCTCAAGTCCAAGTCCTGTTATTTTCCTAGATGAAGAGGGATATCAAAAAAGTTTAAGAGCAAAACTTGAGCTCCCTAAAATTCCTGTGATGAAAGATGATATAGAGGATTCAGACTCAGAAGTAAGTGAATTTTTCGATAGTTTTGATCAGTTTGATGAACTAGAACAAACTCTAGAGACTTCTTGCCTGTTTATAAAAGATCCTGTCATAGGGAAGTCGTCACAAAAGAAAGGGCACAAACATGGAAAATCTTGTATGaatcctcaaaaatttaaattcgATCGTCCAGCTCTCCCAGCTAACGTCAGAAAGCCAACTCCTCGTAAACCAGAATCTCCGTATGGTCACCCCTGTGATGCTCCAGATTCTCCTCGCCCAGTGAAAGCAGCTGGGGAAGATAGTGGTTTGTTTAGCCCTATTCGATCCTCTGCATTTAGTCCTCTTGGAGGCTGCACACCAGCTGAGTGTTATTGCCAAGCAGGTAATGGTGGAGATAGGATTCATGAGAATCACGATTCTATTTATTACACCTATGAAGATTATGCAAATAGTGTTTCCTGTGAAGTATTGGGCTCAGTTCTTCATACGCAACATGCTAATGCCATATCAAACATTAATAGTTCTAAAAGTGGTGAAAATAAAACTGTAGCTCTTAAGCATGGAAACCTTGATCAAAAaagtaaatctaaaaataaatccttaatGATTACAGATAGCATTCAGAAATTTGCAGCAGATCTCGTGGAAAAAAGTTTTGGCAGTGCATTTAAAGACTTACAGAAAGGTGTCTCTTCATGTACCAATGCCTTGTGCCACTTAGCCATCAAATTGACATCATCTGTCTTTCAGATGGCATTTAATGAACTGAGAAGACAGCGTGCATTTTCACTGAAAGAACGTGCCATTAgtggcctggctaattttttggtGAGTGAAGCTTTATCAAATGCCTTAAAAGATTTACAGTATGTAAAGAAGCAGATATTTACAAACACAGTTGCTAGGTTTGCTGCAGATCTTGCTGAAGAGCTTGTTTTTGAAGGCATCATGGAAGTGTGTCAGTTTTCATATCCTCCAACACCTGCATCTCCACAGTGTGGGTCGTTTGACTTTGAAGACAAAGTAGTGAAGTCGTATGCAAAAGATTTATCTGAATCTGTCATACAGGAAGCATTCATTGAGCTATCACAAGTTGATGTGACCTTCACAACAAAGGCAGCAGTTAGTGTCTCTACAGATAACATCAAGTACGTGAGTGCAGAAAGCGTAGCGCCACCGGCACAGACCATGGCGTTTTCCCCTTCTTTTCACAATCAAGCAATTATGGTGACAAAACCAATGCAGGAATATAAAAAGGAATACACAGTGCAGCAGGCCTTGTTTTGTACTTCTGGAATTGCTACTTCTATACCAGTGCCCTTGGCAGGAAGTGCCCTTCTCCCATATCATATTTCATCTGGTATGTATCAAGCAAAGTCTCATCTGCCATCTGAGGATAATGATTCAAATGGTGATTCTACCCAAGCGCATGttaccacaaaaaacaatgaagagGAAGTAGCTTGTCTGAGAAATATTTGCTTACCTTCAGAACACAATCCAGGTAACCAGAATGATTTTAAACCAACTAATGATGATAGTGAAATGCAAAGTTCTTCAAAATTAACAAGTGATCCCATGATTATTAGCAACTTTTCTGCAGCAATGGTGCATACGATAGTAAACGATACTTTAGAGTCAGTGACATCATTTGAAGTTACAAAAACAAGTGATGAATGCACAGATtatttaacaaaaggaaaaaactcTCCTTCCCACTGTGAGCAAGCAACACTGCAATGGAGTGAAGCTGACAATAAGGACGTGTTTGCTGACCAATTATCTAAATCTATTATTAAACATTCTATAGATAAAAGCAAATCAGTGATCCCAAATATAGATAGAAGTGCAGCAGATAAGGAAAGTTTGCCTGTTCCTGGAGAAGAATCACAGTTGACACTGGAAAAGTCCCCCAAATTTCTTGACTCACCAGATCACAGAACTCACTGTTCACTTTCAGTTGGAAAAGATTGTGTTCTAGAATGTAAAGGTTCTGTGGTTCATGGATTTTCTTTAGAGACACTACCACCTTGTCCAACTATGGTGGGTCAGAAACCAGATTTGAAGGAACTTGCTAAAGATAAACCAGTgaaaaaacataatttgaaaaatacatcaCTTGAGCCCTTTTCTTTTGGACAGGAAAGCACCTTTCCTCATTCACATACGTTCTCATCTACAGTGCTTACTTGTGTAGATGGTTTGCATGTGGAAGACAAACAGAAAATCAGAGACAGAAATGTAATACCTGATACTCCTCCATCAACTCCTCTCGTACCATCCCAGGCTACTTCTGAATGGGACATCAAAAAGTTAACCAAAAAGCTCAAGGGGGAATTGGCCAAAGAATTTGCTCCTGCTACACCACCTTCTACACCTCACAACTCATCTGTTGGTAGTTTgtctgaaaatgaacaaaatactatagaaaaGGAAGAGTTCATGTTGAAACTCATGCGATCTCTTTCAGAAGAAGTTGAAAGCAGTGAAGGCGAAGAGCATTCCGAAGTAGACGTGAAGTCAGAGCACTCAGGGAAGAAAGTCCAGTTTGCAGAAGCATTAGCTACACACATCATTTCTCTTGCAACTGAAATGGCAGCTTCCCATTTAGATCGTAAAATAATTCAAGAACCCAAAGTTAACAGACCTTGCTTAAGTGCACAAAGTCAAAGAAGTATATCACCTACTTTTTTAAATCACTCAGCTGAAAATTTACAAACATTATGCAATTTTGCAGGTGATATGGCAGCAGAAGTCATTACAGAAGCTGGGAAAATAGCAAAAGTTAAAAGCTGTATGCTTTTCAGCCAAAAGAGCAGTTCCTATGTTGATAGCGACCAAGATTATAGATCAGAAGAGAATTTGGACGTAGAGGCCCTAGCACACCCAAGAGAAGTagatccattttttctttcattaccaTCAAGTTCTTGTATGTCAGGTTTGACATATAAGTATCCCAGCTGTGAAAGTGTAACAGATGAATATGCAGGTCACATTATCCAAATACTGAAACAGGAAGGTGGTAACAGTGAGTTAATAATGGATCAGTATGCCAATAGACTTGCCTACCGATCCGTTAAATCAGGATTGCAAGAAGCAGCTAAGACAACCAAAGTGAAGTGCAGCTCAAAAATGTTCCCTGTACAAAGTGTACAGGTGAAAACAAACCAGGAACTGTTGATATTCTCAAATAAAGACTACCACCAAgtagataaaaaaatacaaagtaaaagaaatggaGGTTACTTTTGTAAAAATCAAACTTGTGAAAGGACCCAGGATATACACAGAAATGAGTGCTCTGAACTGTGTAATTTTTCAACTTCTCTTGCTCACAGCATAACAAGAGATGTTAAAAAAGAGCTTATAGCATCTACAGTTTTTGGCTTGCCAAAATCCTTAACAGATTCTTGCTTGTATGAAAAATCAGTATGTGATGAAGATACTAAGTGTCACGTTGAACCAGAATTGCCTAACTCTCTTCAGCCTTCCTCGCAAAGTCATAGGTTTTACCACAGTACAGGCAGCTTAAATGGAGAGAATATCGTTCAAGCTATAGAACAGTATGCTAAAAAAGTAGCGGATGACACTTTAGAGCTGAGTTTAGGATCCACAGTTTTCCAAGTGTCTGAGACCACAAAGTCAGCAGATAGGATCACTTATGCCGAAAAGTTATCACCTCTTATAAGTCAAGCTTGCAAATATTGTGACCTTAAAGAACTCCATGATTGCACCGGAAATTCATCTGACCACTTTTTCAGACAGGGTTCACTTACATGTAGTAAGCCAGCTTCTAACTCAAAATTTAGCAGCATCTATCAGAAATCCAGAATTTTTCACCTCGATGTCCCTCAGATTCATGTTAATCTTGATAAGACAGTGCTTGCTGAGAAGATAGTTGCTGAAGCTATTGAAAAAGCAGAGCGAGAGCTGAGCAATGCCAGCTTGGCGGCTGACAGTGGCATTGGACAAGATGGTGCCAGCTTTGCTGAGAGCCTTGCCACAGAAATAATGACATCAGCTGTGACAAACGTTGGACATGCCGTTAGCAG ttcaaAAGAAATAGACTTTCAGTCAACTGAATCTTTTGGTAGCCAGCAGATGAATCTCAGTATTGGTGATGACAGCACTGGTAGCTGGTCCAATTTAAGTTTTGAAGATGAACACCAAGATGAAAGCAGTAGTTTTCATCATCTAAGTGAAAG TAATGGTAACAGCAGTAGCTGGAGCAGTCTTGGTTTAGAAGGAGATTTGTATGAGGACAATTTATCCTTTCCAACATCAGACAG tgATGGACCAGATGATGATAAAGATGAAGAACATGAGGACGATGTAGAAG gtTTGAGGCAAGATGGAAAGACTCTGCTAATTACGAATATTGACATGGAGCCATGCACAGTAGACCCCCAGCTAAGGATTATTCTTCAGTGGCTTGTTGCCTCTGAGGCTGAAGTTGCAGAACTTTATTTTCATGACCCTGCAAAGAAGGAGTTTATACTA
- the AKAP11 gene encoding A-kinase anchor protein 11 isoform X2 — MATCQPFRNSRMKTRSSVRKSFSEDVFQSVKSLLQSEKKLCSVSAEDCLKQDEHANLTEVTFLGFNEETDAAHIQDLAAVSLELPDLLNSLHVCSLNENEIICMKDINKSSEISNDPLNQSRHSEMLCVMRVSPTLPRFRIDFIFSLLSKYATGMRYTLDTYSHQKCQLENADEDDDDTNQSVSSIEDDFVTAFEHLEEEETSKPFCDGINITTLRSQCDAAAQTVSGPHLETNDLRILASSGQQKSLAKPSTSLTNVQGHKELPSVKTSVTTSISEPWIQKSFYRSSNALDKGNDIQKMFFSSSPAYSSESECSSPSPVIFLDEEGYQKSLRAKLELPKIPVMKDDIEDSDSEVSEFFDSFDQFDELEQTLETSCLFIKDPVIGKSSQKKGHKHGKSCMNPQKFKFDRPALPANVRKPTPRKPESPYGHPCDAPDSPRPVKAAGEDSGLFSPIRSSAFSPLGGCTPAECYCQAGNGGDRIHENHDSIYYTYEDYANSVSCEVLGSVLHTQHANAISNINSSKSGENKTVALKHGNLDQKSKSKNKSLMITDSIQKFAADLVEKSFGSAFKDLQKGVSSCTNALCHLAIKLTSSVFQMAFNELRRQRAFSLKERAISGLANFLVSEALSNALKDLQYVKKQIFTNTVARFAADLAEELVFEGIMEVCQFSYPPTPASPQCGSFDFEDKVVKSYAKDLSESVIQEAFIELSQVDVTFTTKAAVSVSTDNIKYVSAESVAPPAQTMAFSPSFHNQAIMVTKPMQEYKKEYTVQQALFCTSGIATSIPVPLAGSALLPYHISSGMYQAKSHLPSEDNDSNGDSTQAHVTTKNNEEEVACLRNICLPSEHNPGNQNDFKPTNDDSEMQSSSKLTSDPMIISNFSAAMVHTIVNDTLESVTSFEVTKTSDECTDYLTKGKNSPSHCEQATLQWSEADNKDVFADQLSKSIIKHSIDKSKSVIPNIDRSAADKESLPVPGEESQLTLEKSPKFLDSPDHRTHCSLSVGKDCVLECKGSVVHGFSLETLPPCPTMVGQKPDLKELAKDKPVKKHNLKNTSLEPFSFGQESTFPHSHTFSSTVLTCVDGLHVEDKQKIRDRNVIPDTPPSTPLVPSQATSEWDIKKLTKKLKGELAKEFAPATPPSTPHNSSVGSLSENEQNTIEKEEFMLKLMRSLSEEVESSEGEEHSEVDVKSEHSGKKVQFAEALATHIISLATEMAASHLDRKIIQEPKVNRPCLSAQSQRSISPTFLNHSAENLQTLCNFAGDMAAEVITEAGKIAKVKSCMLFSQKSSSYVDSDQDYRSEENLDVEALAHPREVDPFFLSLPSSSCMSGLTYKYPSCESVTDEYAGHIIQILKQEGGNSELIMDQYANRLAYRSVKSGLQEAAKTTKVKCSSKMFPVQSVQVKTNQELLIFSNKDYHQVDKKIQSKRNGGYFCKNQTCERTQDIHRNECSELCNFSTSLAHSITRDVKKELIASTVFGLPKSLTDSCLYEKSVCDEDTKCHVEPELPNSLQPSSQSHRFYHSTGSLNGENIVQAIEQYAKKVADDTLELSLGSTVFQVSETTKSADRITYAEKLSPLISQACKYCDLKELHDCTGNSSDHFFRQGSLTCSKPASNSKFSSIYQKSRIFHLDVPQIHVNLDKTVLAEKIVAEAIEKAERELSNASLAADSGIGQDGASFAESLATEIMTSAVTNVGHAVSSSKEIDFQSTESFGSQQMNLSIGDDSTGSWSNLSFEDEHQDESSSFHHLSESDGPDDDKDEEHEDDVEGLRQDGKTLLITNIDMEPCTVDPQLRIILQWLVASEAEVAELYFHDPAKKEFILLSKQLQEKGWKVGDLLQAVLQYYEVKEKIASEERCKSLFDWLLENA; from the exons ATGGCGACTTGCCAGCCTTTCAGAAACAGTCGCATGAAGACTAGATCATCTGTCAGAAAA aGCTTCAGTGAAGATGTGTTCCAGTCTGTAAAGTCATTACTACAGAGTGAGAAGAAACTATGCAGTGTATCAGCAGAGGACTGTTTAAAGCAGGATGAACATGCCAATTTAACTGAG GTCACCTTTCTGGGTTTTAATGAAGAGACAGATGCTGCTCATATACAG gaTTTAGCTGCAGTTTCTTTGGAACTTCCAGATCTTCTGAATTCACTCCACGTCTGCAgtctaaatgaaaatgaaattatttgtatgaaggatataaataaatcatCAGAAATAAGCAATGATCCTCTAAATCAG AGTCGTCATTCTGAAATGCTTTGTGTCATGAGAGTGTCACCTACGTTACCAAGATTCCGAATTGATTTCATCTTTAGTCTCCTAAGTAAATATGCTACTGGTATGAGATACACCCTGGACACGTACTCGCATCAGAAGTGCCAGCTTGAGAACGCTGACGAAGACGATGATGATACCAACCAGTCGGTGTCTTCCATAGAGGATGACTTTGTCACTGCTTTTGAGCACTTAGAGGAAGAAGAGACCTCAAAGCCTTTTTGTGATG GAATAAACATCACTACACTTAGAAGCCAGTGTGATGCTGCTGCTCAGACTGTTTCCGGTCCCCATTTAGAAACCAATGATTTAAGGATTCTGGCTAGTTCTGGACAGCAGAAGTCATTAGCTAAACCCTCAACTTCCTTAACAAATGTTCAGGGACATAAAGAACTACCTTCTGTGAAAACTTCAGTCACAACATCAATTTCAGAGCCTTGGATCCAAAAGAGTTTCTATAGGTCATCTAATGCTTTAGATAAAGGTAATGAtatacagaaaatgtttttttcttcttctcctgcctACTCATCTGAATCAGAATGCTCAAGTCCAAGTCCTGTTATTTTCCTAGATGAAGAGGGATATCAAAAAAGTTTAAGAGCAAAACTTGAGCTCCCTAAAATTCCTGTGATGAAAGATGATATAGAGGATTCAGACTCAGAAGTAAGTGAATTTTTCGATAGTTTTGATCAGTTTGATGAACTAGAACAAACTCTAGAGACTTCTTGCCTGTTTATAAAAGATCCTGTCATAGGGAAGTCGTCACAAAAGAAAGGGCACAAACATGGAAAATCTTGTATGaatcctcaaaaatttaaattcgATCGTCCAGCTCTCCCAGCTAACGTCAGAAAGCCAACTCCTCGTAAACCAGAATCTCCGTATGGTCACCCCTGTGATGCTCCAGATTCTCCTCGCCCAGTGAAAGCAGCTGGGGAAGATAGTGGTTTGTTTAGCCCTATTCGATCCTCTGCATTTAGTCCTCTTGGAGGCTGCACACCAGCTGAGTGTTATTGCCAAGCAGGTAATGGTGGAGATAGGATTCATGAGAATCACGATTCTATTTATTACACCTATGAAGATTATGCAAATAGTGTTTCCTGTGAAGTATTGGGCTCAGTTCTTCATACGCAACATGCTAATGCCATATCAAACATTAATAGTTCTAAAAGTGGTGAAAATAAAACTGTAGCTCTTAAGCATGGAAACCTTGATCAAAAaagtaaatctaaaaataaatccttaatGATTACAGATAGCATTCAGAAATTTGCAGCAGATCTCGTGGAAAAAAGTTTTGGCAGTGCATTTAAAGACTTACAGAAAGGTGTCTCTTCATGTACCAATGCCTTGTGCCACTTAGCCATCAAATTGACATCATCTGTCTTTCAGATGGCATTTAATGAACTGAGAAGACAGCGTGCATTTTCACTGAAAGAACGTGCCATTAgtggcctggctaattttttggtGAGTGAAGCTTTATCAAATGCCTTAAAAGATTTACAGTATGTAAAGAAGCAGATATTTACAAACACAGTTGCTAGGTTTGCTGCAGATCTTGCTGAAGAGCTTGTTTTTGAAGGCATCATGGAAGTGTGTCAGTTTTCATATCCTCCAACACCTGCATCTCCACAGTGTGGGTCGTTTGACTTTGAAGACAAAGTAGTGAAGTCGTATGCAAAAGATTTATCTGAATCTGTCATACAGGAAGCATTCATTGAGCTATCACAAGTTGATGTGACCTTCACAACAAAGGCAGCAGTTAGTGTCTCTACAGATAACATCAAGTACGTGAGTGCAGAAAGCGTAGCGCCACCGGCACAGACCATGGCGTTTTCCCCTTCTTTTCACAATCAAGCAATTATGGTGACAAAACCAATGCAGGAATATAAAAAGGAATACACAGTGCAGCAGGCCTTGTTTTGTACTTCTGGAATTGCTACTTCTATACCAGTGCCCTTGGCAGGAAGTGCCCTTCTCCCATATCATATTTCATCTGGTATGTATCAAGCAAAGTCTCATCTGCCATCTGAGGATAATGATTCAAATGGTGATTCTACCCAAGCGCATGttaccacaaaaaacaatgaagagGAAGTAGCTTGTCTGAGAAATATTTGCTTACCTTCAGAACACAATCCAGGTAACCAGAATGATTTTAAACCAACTAATGATGATAGTGAAATGCAAAGTTCTTCAAAATTAACAAGTGATCCCATGATTATTAGCAACTTTTCTGCAGCAATGGTGCATACGATAGTAAACGATACTTTAGAGTCAGTGACATCATTTGAAGTTACAAAAACAAGTGATGAATGCACAGATtatttaacaaaaggaaaaaactcTCCTTCCCACTGTGAGCAAGCAACACTGCAATGGAGTGAAGCTGACAATAAGGACGTGTTTGCTGACCAATTATCTAAATCTATTATTAAACATTCTATAGATAAAAGCAAATCAGTGATCCCAAATATAGATAGAAGTGCAGCAGATAAGGAAAGTTTGCCTGTTCCTGGAGAAGAATCACAGTTGACACTGGAAAAGTCCCCCAAATTTCTTGACTCACCAGATCACAGAACTCACTGTTCACTTTCAGTTGGAAAAGATTGTGTTCTAGAATGTAAAGGTTCTGTGGTTCATGGATTTTCTTTAGAGACACTACCACCTTGTCCAACTATGGTGGGTCAGAAACCAGATTTGAAGGAACTTGCTAAAGATAAACCAGTgaaaaaacataatttgaaaaatacatcaCTTGAGCCCTTTTCTTTTGGACAGGAAAGCACCTTTCCTCATTCACATACGTTCTCATCTACAGTGCTTACTTGTGTAGATGGTTTGCATGTGGAAGACAAACAGAAAATCAGAGACAGAAATGTAATACCTGATACTCCTCCATCAACTCCTCTCGTACCATCCCAGGCTACTTCTGAATGGGACATCAAAAAGTTAACCAAAAAGCTCAAGGGGGAATTGGCCAAAGAATTTGCTCCTGCTACACCACCTTCTACACCTCACAACTCATCTGTTGGTAGTTTgtctgaaaatgaacaaaatactatagaaaaGGAAGAGTTCATGTTGAAACTCATGCGATCTCTTTCAGAAGAAGTTGAAAGCAGTGAAGGCGAAGAGCATTCCGAAGTAGACGTGAAGTCAGAGCACTCAGGGAAGAAAGTCCAGTTTGCAGAAGCATTAGCTACACACATCATTTCTCTTGCAACTGAAATGGCAGCTTCCCATTTAGATCGTAAAATAATTCAAGAACCCAAAGTTAACAGACCTTGCTTAAGTGCACAAAGTCAAAGAAGTATATCACCTACTTTTTTAAATCACTCAGCTGAAAATTTACAAACATTATGCAATTTTGCAGGTGATATGGCAGCAGAAGTCATTACAGAAGCTGGGAAAATAGCAAAAGTTAAAAGCTGTATGCTTTTCAGCCAAAAGAGCAGTTCCTATGTTGATAGCGACCAAGATTATAGATCAGAAGAGAATTTGGACGTAGAGGCCCTAGCACACCCAAGAGAAGTagatccattttttctttcattaccaTCAAGTTCTTGTATGTCAGGTTTGACATATAAGTATCCCAGCTGTGAAAGTGTAACAGATGAATATGCAGGTCACATTATCCAAATACTGAAACAGGAAGGTGGTAACAGTGAGTTAATAATGGATCAGTATGCCAATAGACTTGCCTACCGATCCGTTAAATCAGGATTGCAAGAAGCAGCTAAGACAACCAAAGTGAAGTGCAGCTCAAAAATGTTCCCTGTACAAAGTGTACAGGTGAAAACAAACCAGGAACTGTTGATATTCTCAAATAAAGACTACCACCAAgtagataaaaaaatacaaagtaaaagaaatggaGGTTACTTTTGTAAAAATCAAACTTGTGAAAGGACCCAGGATATACACAGAAATGAGTGCTCTGAACTGTGTAATTTTTCAACTTCTCTTGCTCACAGCATAACAAGAGATGTTAAAAAAGAGCTTATAGCATCTACAGTTTTTGGCTTGCCAAAATCCTTAACAGATTCTTGCTTGTATGAAAAATCAGTATGTGATGAAGATACTAAGTGTCACGTTGAACCAGAATTGCCTAACTCTCTTCAGCCTTCCTCGCAAAGTCATAGGTTTTACCACAGTACAGGCAGCTTAAATGGAGAGAATATCGTTCAAGCTATAGAACAGTATGCTAAAAAAGTAGCGGATGACACTTTAGAGCTGAGTTTAGGATCCACAGTTTTCCAAGTGTCTGAGACCACAAAGTCAGCAGATAGGATCACTTATGCCGAAAAGTTATCACCTCTTATAAGTCAAGCTTGCAAATATTGTGACCTTAAAGAACTCCATGATTGCACCGGAAATTCATCTGACCACTTTTTCAGACAGGGTTCACTTACATGTAGTAAGCCAGCTTCTAACTCAAAATTTAGCAGCATCTATCAGAAATCCAGAATTTTTCACCTCGATGTCCCTCAGATTCATGTTAATCTTGATAAGACAGTGCTTGCTGAGAAGATAGTTGCTGAAGCTATTGAAAAAGCAGAGCGAGAGCTGAGCAATGCCAGCTTGGCGGCTGACAGTGGCATTGGACAAGATGGTGCCAGCTTTGCTGAGAGCCTTGCCACAGAAATAATGACATCAGCTGTGACAAACGTTGGACATGCCGTTAGCAG ttcaaAAGAAATAGACTTTCAGTCAACTGAATCTTTTGGTAGCCAGCAGATGAATCTCAGTATTGGTGATGACAGCACTGGTAGCTGGTCCAATTTAAGTTTTGAAGATGAACACCAAGATGAAAGCAGTAGTTTTCATCATCTAAGTGAAAG tgATGGACCAGATGATGATAAAGATGAAGAACATGAGGACGATGTAGAAG gtTTGAGGCAAGATGGAAAGACTCTGCTAATTACGAATATTGACATGGAGCCATGCACAGTAGACCCCCAGCTAAGGATTATTCTTCAGTGGCTTGTTGCCTCTGAGGCTGAAGTTGCAGAACTTTATTTTCATGACCCTGCAAAGAAGGAGTTTATACTA